From the genome of Scleropages formosus chromosome 25, fSclFor1.1, whole genome shotgun sequence:
gctttggagaaaagcatcagctaaagaaatgtaaaagggAATATACCGTATGTTCGTTCAAGCCGCTTTTCACGTTGAGGGCTGAGTGAATTCTCTGTCTGGTTCATCCACTTCAGTCATTCAGAATTAGTAATGATTTTCAGGCAGCTCAGCAGAAAAGGATTTCTAAAGCCACACGTGACAGTTAATTCATTAATGTTATGTTAAACTCACCGTATGTCTCACAAATACTAGTTTGTCTGATGCTGGAAAGatcaacaaatatattttaatttctttagaaTGAATAAAATCTCCCATAAAAAGttattcagacatttttttccttcttccttccgtttaaaatatttttttaaaacaaaaatcccTTTTGTTTCACTTCAGCACAACTTAACATTGGTTTAATGACCAAATCTTGTGGGTAACtatattttaagttttacaggtgtaaataaatataatgatgacaataataGTTTCCATATTCTGTATTTCCAATTTCTCTGCGACAGTGGTGGCACACAGGGAAACTGCATCCTAGGGTCAGGACTTCCCCCATGGTGTTCATTAGTTCATTATTTAAATAGGGTCAAAGGGTCATTATTTTAATCTTGAGGCTTTATGTTCTGTGTGCAGTGGTACCCTTTTTACAATGATTAATCATTTTATAGTTGTTATATATTGTAAACAcaatttttaacattgtaataTAATCACCAGTAGGCCACTCGCATGATAAGACAGGTAAATTGTAAGAAAGTATTGACCACAGCATTCAGTACAAGCAAAAGTATGGTTTACAGTAGTCTTTCAGTATATTCGTGGAGGAGAGGACAATGCCAGCTGCTGACCACTGCCACTGACCACACTGCCAAAACACTCAGTTATACTTTTCAAtatgtcatttgttttatttaactgcATATttcacaatgtaaaaaaaaaaaaaaaaaaaaaaaaaaaaaattaaaagcaatcaCTGAAACCTTTCTGcttaaaaagttaaaagaacTCCTACACCGGGACTCCCTGAAAGGTCAAGGCTATGTCCAACAGTTGTGATCCAAGATTTTCCTGCATTCCTCCAGGTAGGAATTCAGGTGAAAGCTCCCTGTAGGTGCTGCAGACTCTGCGCTTTTCAATGTCCTTTCGATGGATGGCATGTTTCCACTGGTGACGCGCTTCGCCGTAAAGCACTAAAAGTGACCTGCGAGGAAGGCCAACGGACACGAGCATTTCTCCATCGTCCCTACTCATTGTGACCACAGTATCTGAGAGAAGGTTGATGGTCACCAAGCGTTCACCCCACAACCAGCTGTCATCAAGGTGGGGATCAATGGCAGAACCTCGCGTAGGGCTGTAGTCCAAGTTGCACTGTTCTACTGGCTGGAAGTCCTCCAATAATGGTTCCTGTCTCATCCGTGTCACCAAATCCCTGCTAACCGCTGGCAGCCCAGTAAATCCTCCTAACCGCACACGCTGCTTCTTAAAATTCACTTTAGGCCCAAAGTCCTACATAGAGAAGAAACACATGAAAACTCACTAGTTACCTAAAACATTTAAGTTTGACAGATGGATTCAGATTAGTTACATCTTTAAATAAGTTACTGCTCACAaactattttaatttcaaattcttTTGACTACCAGAAAACACTATACCAGTTTCCTGTCATACAAAATACctgtatatacacataaaaGGGTGGTCCGGTTGTACgtcacaatatttacatttatctgacacttttttctaaagcgacttacagtgttaagctacttacaagtatttataccactgggtaattttactggaggaactttagagtaagtaccttgctcaaaggtactacagccagatcgaacctgcaatctttggctccaaaggcagcagcattaaccGCTAGGTTACTAGCTGAACAATATGGAGTGAAAAGGCACTCCTTTTAAAagcatgtataaaaatattcttacatttatatataaaaatacaggaaTAGACACCaacaaatatgaaatgatgTGATAATGAAAtgtatcacagcacctgggtgatgcgagaggatgtgatttgatccctgctcaatctgtgtggagtttgcatgttctccctctgtctgtgtgggtttcctcccacagtccaaagacatggttcacatatagtgtgtgagtgacagagagagagtgttccactgatgtatgggtgagtgacccagtgtaagtagtatatctagcagtgtaagtctttgggtgctctggtttcctcccacactccaaagacatgctgttcaggttcactcataatatgtgacagtgtgtgtgtgtgtgtgtgtgttccactgatgaatggatgagtgacccagtgtaagtagtgtatctagcagtgtaaatcaccttgaataagggttgtgggctgataacacatagagttcattggaagtcactttggagaaataaataataagtaaatgacgtgtaaatgaataaagagtATAGGAAGGTATTAAGCTTTCCATTTTGCTAGTGCCTCTGGTCACCCTGAAAGTACTCAGGAGGCGCAAATATTAAGAAAcccacggtaaaaaaaaaaaaaaaaggacaccaCATGACGAAGCGGGATACGAGTGAGTGTAGAGCTCCTCGTGACCAGAGTCGCGCGCACACCTGTTTCCTGCGGCCGGACTGTGACTCCTTCCAACAATCCCGGTCCATGCTGTCCACCAGATGTTTCTCCTCCTCCGGCGACACAAAATCCTTCCACAGAAAGACCCCAGGGAAGGAGAAGGACTCTCTGACACCCTGCTCATCGCGTACGGCCAGCCCTACTGGTGGCTCGTACACGAAACTGCGAAGCTTCTGGAAGTGTAGAGAATAACACAGTGACTAGACTCACCCTGGCAGATCACAACACACTTCTCCCACCACGTCAAAACAACTGACACATTTTGGTAAGGAAAGGATAAAACCGTACCAAATGAGTGTCATCCTCTATCCTTTGTTTGCCCACGAATTTCTCGCAAATAAGACAAGACCGGATTCCTTTACACCCACAAAGTGCTCCCTTATTCGTGTGGTCTTCTGCCATGAATCCCGTGGAGTACCGTCTCCTCAGGCTGCCGTCGGTCGTTGTGGACTGTCGTGAAATCGGTGTAACGCTTAATTTAGTCCCCACAGCAACGTTAGTTTTTCTACATAACTTCCAACCGTATATGAAACGTGGAAAAAgtattataaaataaacattttccgtGAAATACTAAGTATGGTTTTAATGTCACGTGTCTTTCGAGCCgcacatttacaattttacaaCAGCAACAGGCAATGCTAGTTTCAACTGTTTTATTCAAAACATtgagaacaataaaacaaagattATAACAAAGGCAATTATGTTACGGAAAAAAGTGGCTTTGCTTTCTGCAAAGTTCTTGTACTGTGCaccagaaacatttttcaaatttacagAATCATAATTAACAGTCACACCGCAAGCTTTGCCACATCCAGCAACATCACTCTTATGGTTTTTGTATTATCTGAAGAGCTACAGAGAAGCACttggctgaaatccaacaggCCCTCCATAACAAAGAACATCTATCccttcattcatttactcaACAAAtctcttcattcattcaatccCTTCTTGCTTGTCCTTGATGGCTACCTgcacaaacaaagcaaagatatcattaaaaaaacaccaatGTTTTTAAAGTCAAGCAGCTTATTCAAATCAGAATTATTACCAATGGAAAAAGTTCCCttaattattcacttagctgatgcttttctccaaagcaacctcaaATGGTTTAGCAACTTATACTGCAGGGCTTTTTTATTAGAGAAATGTTAGGGAAAGtatctcgctcaagggtacgacagcaggaggtaggattcaaacctgggtcctttgactcGCAGtgcttctaaccactacacccttTGCTGCCCCATTAATAATCATACCACAGCTTGTGTAAGGCAATCCATTAACACCTGACATCACATATTACTGATTCCACATGCCTggggcacaaactct
Proteins encoded in this window:
- the alkbh4 gene encoding alpha-ketoglutarate-dependent dioxygenase alkB homolog 4, whose amino-acid sequence is MAEDHTNKGALCGCKGIRSCLICEKFVGKQRIEDDTHLKLRSFVYEPPVGLAVRDEQGVRESFSFPGVFLWKDFVSPEEEKHLVDSMDRDCWKESQSGRRKQDFGPKVNFKKQRVRLGGFTGLPAVSRDLVTRMRQEPLLEDFQPVEQCNLDYSPTRGSAIDPHLDDSWLWGERLVTINLLSDTVVTMSRDDGEMLVSVGLPRRSLLVLYGEARHQWKHAIHRKDIEKRRVCSTYRELSPEFLPGGMQENLGSQLLDIALTFQGVPV